The following are encoded in a window of Paenibacillus polymyxa genomic DNA:
- a CDS encoding YlbG family protein, whose product MFAERTGYIIWVSDIKAARNLEKYGNVHFISKRMHYVVIYMNADRAEDTVKNIRRLSYVRKVERSFRNEVRTEYNDDKEKMKEYEI is encoded by the coding sequence ATGTTTGCCGAGCGGACAGGGTACATCATTTGGGTAAGCGATATCAAGGCTGCCCGCAATCTGGAGAAATACGGAAATGTCCACTTTATTTCAAAGCGTATGCATTATGTAGTTATATATATGAATGCGGATCGGGCAGAAGACACCGTTAAAAATATTCGCAGACTTTCCTATGTGCGTAAGGTCGAGCGTTCTTTTCGAAATGAGGTTAGGACGGAGTACAACGACGATAAGGAAAAGATGAAAGAATATGAAATATAA
- a CDS encoding YlbF family regulator, with protein sequence MSVAELNTVNMAEVLINAYELGDMVNRSFEVSDYLYWKQRVELNPSIQACVRKLDAKKELFAETERFGHFHPNYHEAKDAVQVVELELEQFVEVKEFKRAEKALDDMLHAMSETIAYSVSETIKVPSNDPNVKKGGCGSGGKCSCG encoded by the coding sequence ATGAGCGTAGCCGAATTGAATACGGTCAATATGGCAGAAGTGCTTATTAACGCCTATGAATTGGGCGATATGGTCAACCGATCCTTTGAGGTATCGGATTATTTATATTGGAAACAGCGTGTGGAATTGAATCCGTCTATTCAGGCGTGTGTACGCAAGCTGGATGCCAAAAAGGAGCTATTCGCGGAAACGGAGCGTTTTGGGCATTTTCATCCGAACTATCATGAAGCGAAGGATGCAGTGCAGGTCGTTGAGCTGGAACTGGAACAATTCGTGGAGGTTAAGGAGTTCAAACGAGCCGAAAAGGCGCTGGATGATATGCTTCATGCCATGTCTGAAACGATTGCATATTCCGTGTCCGAGACCATTAAGGTGCCGAGCAATGATCCGAATGTGAAAAAGGGCGGATGTGGTAGCGGAGGGAAATGCTCCTGTGGATAG
- a CDS encoding helicase-associated domain-containing protein: protein MGVTNMQDSWNELSSDERLVLRRCFIRYAGQPMKEEEPIQLTRGVLSGVETKLALRGLRARGWLEAVTKSWGERILYIPVHRLPDLYDMLLEQNPMNMMHSDHPITVHESMTGLESELLHALSRIAVQGVPLTAKGTIHKRSLQKLNELTPFRPDDLMGLGLHYAHAELYPVQTVVMMDLLLSLGLLVKETVSFRIQETELATWIRLSAWQMRKHIFATLMERYGKAEASMQHFRYMLCAVSQYVGTEGWISIKFLLQWMLQVGLIQHESTSRADSKNGALLDLVPIISNPEGFAGETGSDFNFNEPFMEELKSWLKALTAFGMGDWGQTVSGELCFRWNVSVIEMLRPNNYEDTHQEHGAFYVQPDFEILVPPDVAYDVRWRLECCCERVTGDRMVVYRLTRESVTEAIELGMEAKAIPALLDKYSRTGVPNHVRMTVEQWAGDVGRTAFAKVTLLRCGTREDADIVARHPALEGLLERLGDRDFIIPAISAVKIRKALAAIGLGPRREPEGVDEPTHHYPLISETENISSGSPNSEMESNPIQARPIFSQEGRAGLVYTGRTLHFYEQEHMLPDPSDYFPERSTVPSSWTKEWRSYHTSTARQLIEQAIRWQAAVGLRIGGKEVKWIPEAVVPGAPWSVTGWYASGMDDETPSQASLQPSEWSDMRLLVPFT from the coding sequence ATGGGCGTAACGAACATGCAAGACAGCTGGAATGAGCTTTCATCGGATGAGCGGCTAGTACTTAGACGATGCTTTATCCGGTACGCGGGACAGCCCATGAAGGAAGAAGAACCTATACAGCTTACCCGGGGAGTGTTAAGCGGAGTCGAAACGAAACTGGCACTACGTGGATTACGTGCCCGGGGCTGGCTGGAGGCTGTTACCAAATCGTGGGGCGAACGAATTTTATATATTCCGGTTCATCGGCTACCGGATCTGTACGATATGTTGTTAGAGCAAAATCCAATGAACATGATGCATTCGGATCATCCGATAACGGTACATGAATCAATGACAGGCCTGGAGTCGGAATTACTGCATGCGTTGTCACGTATTGCGGTACAAGGTGTCCCTTTGACGGCCAAAGGAACCATACATAAGCGATCATTGCAAAAATTGAATGAACTGACCCCCTTTCGCCCAGATGACCTGATGGGTCTTGGGTTGCATTATGCGCATGCAGAGCTGTATCCAGTGCAAACGGTGGTAATGATGGATTTGCTACTCAGTTTGGGGCTGTTAGTGAAAGAAACGGTGTCTTTTCGCATTCAGGAAACGGAACTCGCGACTTGGATTCGTTTGTCTGCTTGGCAAATGCGCAAGCATATTTTTGCTACACTCATGGAAAGATACGGCAAGGCCGAAGCGTCTATGCAGCATTTTCGCTATATGCTGTGTGCCGTCTCCCAGTATGTAGGAACAGAAGGGTGGATATCTATCAAGTTTCTGCTGCAATGGATGCTTCAGGTAGGCCTAATCCAGCATGAGAGTACGAGCAGAGCTGATTCCAAGAATGGTGCCCTTTTAGACCTTGTTCCTATAATCTCAAATCCGGAAGGGTTTGCGGGAGAAACGGGTTCTGATTTTAATTTCAATGAACCTTTCATGGAGGAATTGAAGAGTTGGCTGAAGGCTCTGACTGCTTTTGGAATGGGCGATTGGGGCCAGACTGTATCGGGCGAACTGTGTTTTCGCTGGAATGTATCTGTGATAGAAATGCTTCGTCCCAATAATTACGAGGATACACATCAAGAGCATGGTGCTTTTTATGTACAACCTGATTTTGAAATATTGGTTCCACCAGATGTGGCATATGATGTGCGCTGGCGACTGGAATGCTGCTGTGAACGTGTGACAGGAGATCGGATGGTAGTATACCGGCTCACCAGAGAAAGTGTTACAGAGGCAATCGAGTTAGGGATGGAAGCCAAAGCAATTCCTGCTCTTCTGGATAAATACAGCCGAACAGGTGTGCCTAATCATGTGCGTATGACGGTAGAACAGTGGGCAGGTGATGTCGGACGGACCGCTTTTGCAAAGGTAACACTTTTGCGATGTGGCACACGGGAGGATGCAGACATAGTTGCACGCCATCCCGCGCTGGAAGGATTACTGGAACGGCTGGGCGATAGGGACTTTATTATTCCGGCGATCTCTGCTGTCAAAATACGAAAAGCGCTTGCTGCAATTGGATTAGGCCCACGTCGTGAACCGGAAGGTGTGGACGAGCCAACTCATCATTATCCATTGATTTCGGAAACAGAGAACATAAGTTCAGGCAGTCCCAACAGTGAAATGGAGTCCAACCCGATTCAGGCCCGTCCTATCTTTTCCCAAGAGGGAAGAGCAGGTTTGGTTTATACAGGGCGTACGCTGCATTTTTACGAACAAGAGCACATGTTGCCTGATCCGTCTGACTATTTTCCGGAAAGATCTACAGTCCCCTCCTCATGGACAAAAGAATGGAGGAGTTACCATACTTCCACTGCCCGGCAGTTGATCGAGCAAGCGATCCGTTGGCAGGCTGCTGTGGGACTGCGAATCGGTGGGAAAGAGGTTAAATGGATACCGGAGGCGGTGGTTCCCGGTGCACCATGGAGTGTCACAGGCTGGTATGCCTCAGGAATGGATGACGAAACACCTTCTCAAGCGAGCTTACAGCCAAGTGAATGGTCAGACATGCGGTTGCTGGTTCCTTTTACATAG
- a CDS encoding DNA repair helicase XPB, whose product MNPEHPCIVQRDFTVLLEMGLPGSEWARSQLQIYAELVKSPSAFHTYHLTPLSLWNAAALGWSAEDIQNSLNSMSRWDIPRDLLKDIEQLVSRYGTLTLSREGTEEERTYSTDTIGAYRAEHEPDGGIKTGKANSYTIGDRLILGAETPALLDELLTKQELKQLGLLRVDEVSTSVPPENRGLLKQELTRLGYPVVDTAGYLEGNQLSFTLGKGQTKLQLRDYQVKAADAFEGADGLGGSGVLVLPCGAGKTVIGMAVMNRFQCEVLILTSNTTSVRQWVEELKQKTDIPADSIGEYSGQKKEVRPITVATYQILTHRRTKDGDFEHMKLLSERKWGLIIYDEVHLLPAPVFRATADIQATRRLGLTATLVREDGCERDVFSLIGPKRYDMPWKELERQGWIAQVDCVELRLPMTAELLERSMRAEGRQQYRIAAENPVKLKAVRSLMQQHSGLPTLIIGQYLDQLRILAQELGVPLITGSMSQTERVRWFDAFRKGTIRTLLVSKVANFAVDLPDAAVAIEVSGSFGSRQEEAQRLGRILRPKSGENKAYFYALVTENSKETDFAARRQLFLIEQGYEYAVRRFSVTETIGGRNAKSEDREKKKEA is encoded by the coding sequence ATGAATCCAGAACATCCTTGTATTGTACAACGTGATTTTACCGTTCTGCTGGAAATGGGCTTGCCCGGTTCAGAATGGGCTCGTTCACAGTTGCAGATTTATGCGGAGCTGGTTAAAAGCCCGTCCGCTTTTCATACATATCACCTCACCCCACTGTCTTTGTGGAACGCAGCTGCCCTCGGATGGAGTGCTGAGGACATTCAAAATAGTTTGAACTCCATGTCCCGTTGGGATATTCCACGTGATTTGTTGAAGGATATTGAACAGCTCGTTTCTCGTTATGGGACGTTGACGCTTTCAAGGGAGGGTACGGAAGAAGAGCGAACTTATAGCACAGATACGATTGGCGCATACCGTGCTGAACATGAGCCAGACGGAGGTATAAAGACAGGGAAAGCCAACAGCTATACAATAGGTGATCGCTTGATCTTGGGAGCAGAGACCCCCGCTTTACTGGATGAGCTACTGACCAAGCAAGAGCTAAAACAGCTTGGTTTACTTCGCGTTGACGAGGTAAGCACATCGGTCCCGCCCGAAAATCGGGGCTTGCTCAAGCAGGAATTAACGCGCTTGGGATATCCCGTTGTGGATACGGCAGGCTATCTTGAAGGGAATCAGCTTAGTTTTACCTTGGGAAAGGGACAAACGAAGTTGCAGCTTCGTGATTATCAAGTAAAGGCCGCTGATGCGTTTGAAGGAGCGGACGGCTTAGGGGGTAGTGGTGTACTGGTGCTTCCATGCGGAGCCGGAAAAACAGTGATAGGTATGGCGGTAATGAATCGGTTTCAGTGCGAGGTGCTTATTCTAACATCTAATACTACATCTGTACGGCAATGGGTAGAAGAGTTAAAGCAAAAGACGGATATTCCTGCCGATTCCATCGGGGAGTATAGTGGTCAGAAAAAAGAGGTGCGTCCGATTACGGTGGCAACTTACCAGATTTTGACACACCGTCGTACCAAAGATGGGGATTTTGAGCATATGAAACTGCTGAGTGAGCGGAAGTGGGGACTCATTATATATGATGAGGTTCATTTGCTACCCGCGCCAGTATTCCGGGCGACGGCTGACATTCAGGCTACCCGTCGTTTGGGGTTAACGGCCACGCTGGTTCGAGAGGATGGTTGTGAACGGGATGTGTTCTCTTTAATTGGACCCAAACGATACGATATGCCGTGGAAGGAGCTGGAGCGACAGGGCTGGATCGCTCAGGTCGATTGTGTGGAGCTACGGCTTCCAATGACAGCTGAACTCTTGGAGCGCAGTATGCGTGCGGAGGGCAGACAGCAGTACCGAATTGCAGCCGAAAATCCGGTCAAACTGAAGGCGGTGCGTAGCCTGATGCAGCAGCACAGCGGTTTGCCCACGCTTATTATTGGTCAATATTTGGACCAATTGCGTATATTGGCTCAGGAGCTGGGCGTCCCACTGATTACGGGTTCAATGAGCCAGACCGAGCGGGTGCGTTGGTTCGATGCGTTCCGCAAGGGTACAATTCGGACCCTATTGGTGTCCAAGGTTGCAAACTTTGCGGTGGATTTGCCAGATGCGGCAGTAGCCATAGAGGTATCGGGTAGCTTTGGCTCTCGCCAGGAAGAAGCGCAGCGACTGGGCCGTATTCTGCGACCAAAGTCGGGCGAGAATAAAGCTTATTTTTATGCGCTAGTGACGGAGAATAGCAAGGAGACGGATTTTGCAGCTCGTCGTCAGCTGTTTCTGATCGAGCAAGGCTATGAATATGCGGTTCGCAGATTTAGTGTGACAGAGACTATCGGAGGCCGGAATGCTAAGTCTGAAGATCGTGAGAAGAAAAAGGAGGCCTAA
- a CDS encoding CBS domain-containing protein translates to MKKVQEVMTKKCVTVTPQDNIYEIAVKMKDNDTGFIPVVESEGSDKLIGVVTDRDLVVRGYAAKNSGSGSVDTVMTTGIRTASADMSVDQAAELMAEQQIRRLPVTEGDRLIGIVSIGDLAVRNIFADNAGEALSHISEQVH, encoded by the coding sequence ATGAAAAAAGTTCAGGAAGTTATGACTAAAAAATGCGTAACGGTTACCCCGCAGGACAATATTTATGAAATTGCGGTCAAAATGAAGGACAATGATACTGGTTTTATTCCGGTTGTGGAAAGCGAAGGCAGTGATAAGTTGATCGGTGTAGTAACGGACCGTGATCTTGTCGTTCGCGGCTATGCGGCTAAAAATTCGGGTTCGGGTTCGGTCGATACAGTTATGACGACAGGTATTCGTACAGCTAGTGCGGACATGTCGGTGGACCAAGCAGCTGAACTGATGGCAGAGCAGCAAATCCGTCGTTTGCCCGTGACGGAAGGAGACCGTCTGATCGGGATTGTCTCGATCGGGGATTTGGCTGTTCGTAATATTTTTGCAGACAACGCTGGAGAGGCGCTTAGCCATATTTCCGAGCAGGTCCACTAG
- a CDS encoding M20 metallopeptidase family protein: protein MTQHVIDETWFDRLQENMVEWRRHLHKNPEISFQESKTAAFVADKLESWGIEIRRQVGGHGVVGTIRGAKPGPVVMLRADMDALPIQDEKECEYRSSVDGAMHACGHDGHTSALLGTAYYFSLNRDELQGEIRLLFQPAEELLPGGAVSVIKDGVLEGVDVIYGIHLWTPFPVGTAASCAGPLMAAADDFYIEITGKGGHGGMPQSTNDSVVAGSALVMQLQSIVSRSVDPLRPAVLTVGTIQGGSAQNVIAETCRLSGTIRTFDEETRTVMKERLHEVTELTAATYGTTAQVRYIMGYPPVVNDAHEASRFFNEAKSVFGEENVQEASKLMPAEDFAYYLERVPGCFMFVGAGNPVKGAVYPHHHPKFDFDEDAMINAVRLFIAMSTGYAAERKAGAIKG, encoded by the coding sequence ATGACACAACATGTGATAGACGAGACCTGGTTTGATCGTTTGCAAGAAAACATGGTGGAATGGCGTAGACATTTACATAAGAATCCCGAAATTTCCTTTCAAGAAAGCAAAACCGCAGCTTTTGTAGCGGATAAGTTGGAGAGTTGGGGAATCGAGATTCGCCGTCAGGTAGGGGGACACGGTGTTGTAGGCACCATTCGTGGTGCTAAACCTGGGCCTGTCGTCATGCTGCGCGCCGATATGGATGCTCTTCCTATTCAAGATGAAAAGGAATGTGAATATCGCTCCAGCGTGGACGGAGCCATGCATGCTTGCGGCCATGACGGACATACATCCGCGTTACTTGGAACGGCTTACTATTTTAGTCTGAACCGGGACGAGCTGCAAGGAGAAATTCGGTTGTTGTTCCAACCTGCGGAGGAATTGCTGCCTGGCGGAGCGGTCAGTGTGATAAAGGATGGTGTATTGGAAGGTGTGGATGTCATTTATGGCATCCATTTATGGACACCTTTTCCGGTCGGGACGGCCGCGAGTTGCGCAGGGCCTCTGATGGCGGCGGCAGACGATTTTTATATTGAAATCACAGGTAAGGGTGGGCATGGTGGCATGCCTCAGTCCACTAATGATAGTGTGGTGGCGGGTTCAGCTCTTGTTATGCAACTGCAAAGTATCGTAAGCCGTTCAGTCGACCCTTTGCGACCTGCCGTGCTGACGGTGGGAACCATCCAAGGGGGCTCTGCGCAAAATGTGATCGCAGAAACGTGTCGCTTGAGTGGGACGATTCGTACGTTTGATGAGGAGACACGAACGGTAATGAAGGAGCGACTGCATGAGGTGACAGAGCTTACAGCCGCAACATACGGTACAACAGCACAGGTTCGCTATATTATGGGATACCCACCAGTTGTCAATGACGCACATGAAGCATCTCGTTTCTTTAATGAAGCAAAATCTGTTTTTGGCGAGGAGAATGTACAGGAAGCGTCGAAACTGATGCCTGCTGAAGATTTTGCGTATTATTTGGAACGTGTGCCAGGTTGCTTCATGTTCGTAGGAGCGGGTAACCCAGTTAAAGGAGCAGTTTATCCACACCATCATCCGAAATTTGATTTTGATGAGGATGCTATGATTAACGCGGTTCGTTTGTTTATTGCGATGTCTACGGGATACGCTGCGGAACGAAAAGCAGGGGCAATTAAGGGCTAA
- the ftsW gene encoding putative lipid II flippase FtsW, with product MRNTKPETRRRGTPDFQLLILTLLLVGFGVIMVFSSSSSVALLNKEYNFDSLYFVKRQSAFAVLGLFIMLVAMNIKMEKYKKLFVPLFFITILLLIIVLFTGSLNGAKSWLRFGSVGFQPTELAKISIILYLSALIVKKGDRFRDLRTGYIPVTVIVGCVAGLIMLQPDLGSCFILVATSGLIIYAGGASVKHITASIVLLVLGASIVFGIGSLFGGDSGTTDGQAAAQQDYKIGRFQAFLNPEKYRQGTGYNLVQSLQAIGEGGLNGSGFGKGIIKLHYLPNSFNDFIFSVIGEEFGFIGTAIFLMLYLYFIWRGMIIALRCHDPFGTLVGTGIMGLIAIQAFINIGGVTQTIPITGVTLPFISFGGSSLLVMMFSMGIMLSISRENTKQAVQERTTGVAVRNEVPNRFQTRRTNRFR from the coding sequence ATGAGAAATACGAAGCCGGAGACTCGAAGAAGAGGCACACCGGATTTCCAATTGCTGATCCTCACTTTGTTACTGGTTGGATTCGGTGTAATTATGGTATTTAGCTCCAGCTCCAGCGTAGCTCTGCTGAATAAAGAATACAATTTTGACTCTTTATATTTTGTGAAGCGCCAATCTGCTTTTGCTGTACTTGGACTTTTTATTATGTTGGTAGCTATGAATATTAAGATGGAAAAATATAAAAAGCTTTTTGTACCTTTGTTTTTTATAACTATATTACTGCTAATCATCGTTCTTTTTACAGGCTCACTTAACGGCGCAAAAAGCTGGCTCAGGTTTGGTAGTGTTGGCTTCCAGCCAACGGAGCTTGCGAAAATTTCCATCATTCTTTACTTATCCGCACTCATCGTCAAAAAAGGAGATCGCTTTAGAGATCTGCGGACTGGCTACATCCCTGTAACAGTCATTGTAGGCTGTGTTGCAGGACTCATCATGCTTCAACCTGATTTAGGCTCCTGCTTCATTTTGGTTGCCACCAGTGGTCTGATTATTTATGCCGGAGGAGCCAGTGTCAAGCATATTACAGCATCAATCGTCCTACTCGTGCTAGGTGCTTCCATCGTATTTGGTATTGGGTCGTTGTTTGGAGGAGATTCTGGAACCACAGATGGACAAGCTGCTGCCCAGCAAGATTATAAAATCGGGCGCTTTCAAGCCTTTCTTAATCCCGAGAAATATAGACAAGGAACGGGGTACAATCTGGTACAGTCCTTGCAAGCTATAGGTGAAGGCGGCTTAAACGGGTCAGGCTTTGGTAAAGGTATTATCAAGCTTCACTATCTTCCTAATTCATTTAATGATTTTATCTTTTCCGTAATCGGTGAAGAATTCGGATTTATCGGAACAGCCATATTCCTGATGCTATATTTGTATTTCATTTGGCGAGGCATGATCATTGCTCTTCGTTGCCATGATCCGTTCGGAACGTTGGTAGGCACCGGCATCATGGGTTTGATCGCCATTCAGGCCTTCATTAATATCGGCGGTGTAACCCAAACGATTCCAATCACTGGCGTAACGCTTCCATTTATCAGCTTTGGTGGCTCCTCCCTACTTGTCATGATGTTTTCCATGGGCATTATGCTCAGTATTTCTCGTGAGAACACCAAACAAGCGGTGCAGGAACGCACCACAGGGGTAGCTGTCCGTAATGAAGTACCCAATCGCTTTCAAACTCGTAGAACCAACCGTTTTCGCTAA
- a CDS encoding Asp23/Gls24 family envelope stress response protein has translation MAEQIQQLEAGNIKISNDVVGKIAGMAALETPGIAAMSGGLSEGWAKRLSGKNVQKGVSVEVGQLEAAIDLRIIVLYETPIHEVSRILQQNVREAVESMTGLRVVEVNVKVEGVAFKDDAV, from the coding sequence ATGGCAGAGCAAATTCAACAACTGGAAGCAGGAAACATCAAGATTTCCAACGATGTCGTAGGTAAAATTGCCGGGATGGCCGCATTAGAGACACCGGGCATTGCTGCAATGTCAGGCGGTTTATCGGAAGGCTGGGCCAAAAGGCTGAGTGGTAAAAATGTACAAAAAGGCGTATCAGTGGAGGTTGGACAGCTGGAAGCTGCCATTGATCTACGTATTATCGTGCTCTACGAAACACCTATTCATGAGGTGTCCCGAATTCTTCAGCAAAATGTGCGAGAAGCCGTCGAAAGTATGACGGGTTTGCGGGTCGTGGAAGTGAACGTAAAAGTGGAAGGTGTCGCGTTCAAGGACGACGCAGTGTAA
- the cax gene encoding calcium/proton exchanger — MKKWLSPALLIATFALSAVAHYTHWNAIAQFVICAISVVFVAGFLGRATESVAHYAGQRLGGFLNATFGNAAELIIAIFLVKEGLYDMVKASLTGSIIGNLLLVLGASLFAGGLKYKVQNFNISLAGLSGSLMIVAVIALFVPAVFLNTHVITDNESDTLSLIVAGTLIVAYIAWLIFSMITHKDYLADVTEQKDEELPHEHAPVWSRNKSIAYLVLATVMVAFVSEWLVGTLEVFTTQFGLSELFVGAFLVAIIGNAAEHSAAILLAMKNKIGASVEIAVGSSLQIALFVAPVLIFVSYFMGNTMNIVFTTIELVAIAVAVFIAKSITQDGSTNWYEGLMLLVVYVLLGVSFFLV, encoded by the coding sequence TTGAAAAAATGGTTATCTCCCGCTTTGCTCATAGCGACATTTGCTCTTAGCGCAGTCGCTCATTACACCCATTGGAATGCTATAGCCCAATTTGTCATTTGTGCAATTTCTGTTGTATTCGTAGCCGGTTTTCTCGGCAGGGCGACCGAAAGTGTCGCGCATTATGCTGGCCAACGTCTAGGTGGGTTCTTAAATGCCACCTTTGGTAATGCAGCCGAACTGATCATCGCCATCTTTCTCGTTAAAGAAGGTCTTTACGATATGGTAAAGGCCAGTCTTACCGGTTCCATCATCGGTAATCTGCTGCTGGTGCTCGGAGCAAGTCTGTTCGCAGGCGGTTTGAAGTACAAAGTGCAAAATTTCAATATATCGCTGGCTGGATTAAGTGGTTCTCTGATGATTGTGGCTGTTATTGCCTTGTTCGTTCCAGCTGTCTTTCTGAACACACACGTTATCACGGATAACGAATCAGATACGCTCAGCCTGATTGTCGCAGGCACGCTCATTGTCGCGTATATTGCGTGGCTTATTTTCTCTATGATTACGCATAAGGACTATTTAGCTGACGTGACCGAACAAAAAGATGAAGAATTGCCACATGAGCATGCCCCTGTGTGGTCCAGAAACAAATCCATTGCCTATTTGGTACTCGCTACCGTCATGGTCGCTTTTGTCAGCGAATGGCTGGTAGGTACACTGGAGGTGTTTACGACCCAATTTGGGCTCAGCGAATTGTTTGTAGGTGCCTTCCTCGTCGCTATTATTGGTAATGCAGCCGAACATAGCGCTGCTATTTTACTGGCGATGAAAAACAAAATCGGTGCATCGGTCGAAATAGCTGTCGGCAGCAGTTTGCAAATTGCGCTATTTGTTGCCCCTGTGCTGATTTTTGTCAGTTACTTTATGGGAAACACGATGAATATTGTTTTCACCACTATTGAGCTGGTCGCCATTGCTGTCGCTGTATTTATCGCCAAATCCATCACCCAGGACGGCTCAACCAACTGGTATGAGGGACTCATGCTACTGGTAGTGTATGTATTGTTAGGTGTCTCCTTCTTCCTTGTGTAG
- a CDS encoding YlaN family protein, translating into MTSSDLQEQLNIKAINLLQEDADKIKKLIEVQMENLATRYCPLYEEVLDTQMYGFSKEVDFAVRAGLLPEMVGKQLVSELERNLAILYEAMNNKAN; encoded by the coding sequence ATGACTTCATCTGATTTGCAGGAACAATTGAATATCAAGGCTATTAATCTGCTTCAGGAAGATGCAGATAAAATAAAGAAGCTTATTGAAGTACAGATGGAGAATCTGGCAACCCGTTATTGCCCTCTCTATGAGGAAGTGCTGGATACTCAGATGTACGGATTTTCCAAGGAAGTGGATTTTGCGGTTCGCGCTGGACTTCTTCCGGAAATGGTAGGTAAACAGCTGGTCAGTGAGCTGGAACGCAATCTGGCTATTCTATATGAGGCCATGAATAATAAGGCCAATTAG
- a CDS encoding HPr family phosphocarrier protein: MSNNNAAVVEIAQTASKFTSSIVLHSENKYIDVKSILGLFTTLVSSHSYELHVHGPDAEEAKKAIIEVFEKHGLHISVAS; encoded by the coding sequence ATGTCCAATAATAACGCGGCGGTTGTTGAAATTGCACAGACGGCGAGCAAGTTCACCTCTTCCATCGTCCTTCATTCCGAAAATAAGTATATTGATGTGAAAAGTATACTGGGCTTGTTTACGACCCTAGTCAGCAGCCATAGCTATGAACTACACGTTCATGGACCAGATGCGGAGGAAGCTAAGAAAGCGATCATCGAGGTATTCGAGAAGCACGGACTTCATATTTCAGTAGCCAGCTAA
- a CDS encoding aminopeptidase, translated as MKDPRILKLAENLVGYSVEVQPGENVLIEMIGTERDLLNAVIHEVGKKGGNVFVQLTDRKVQSAMLRHATKEMLETWAEIDLNRMKQMHCYIGIRAGENVNDLSDVPEDKMKMYNSIYQHAVHSEQRVKHTKWVVLRYPNDSMAQLANISTEAFEDFYFDVCNLDYAKMDKAQDALADLMNRTDKVRISGPGTDLNFSIKQIGAIKCSGQCNIPDGEVYSAPVRDSVNGTISYNAQTLYNGITFENVKFRFENGKIVEATSNDTKRLNDILDSDEGARYIGEFAIGFNPHILHPMKDILFDEKIAGSLHFTPGQAYETADNGNRSSIHWDLVLIQRPEYGGGEIYFDDVLIRKDGIFVLPELEPLNPENLK; from the coding sequence ATGAAAGATCCTAGAATACTTAAGCTGGCAGAAAATCTGGTCGGTTACTCTGTTGAAGTGCAGCCTGGAGAAAATGTATTGATCGAAATGATTGGTACAGAGCGCGACTTGCTTAACGCCGTCATTCATGAAGTTGGTAAAAAAGGTGGAAATGTTTTTGTACAACTTACAGACCGTAAGGTACAGAGCGCCATGCTTCGTCACGCGACAAAGGAGATGCTGGAGACCTGGGCTGAGATTGACCTTAACCGGATGAAGCAAATGCACTGCTACATCGGAATTCGTGCAGGTGAAAATGTAAATGATCTGTCAGATGTGCCGGAAGATAAAATGAAAATGTATAATTCCATTTATCAGCATGCGGTACATAGCGAACAACGGGTGAAACACACTAAATGGGTAGTGCTGCGTTATCCGAATGACAGCATGGCTCAATTGGCAAATATCAGCACAGAAGCGTTCGAAGATTTTTATTTCGATGTGTGTAATCTGGATTATGCAAAAATGGACAAAGCTCAAGATGCATTGGCAGACCTGATGAATCGGACGGACAAGGTACGGATCAGCGGACCGGGTACGGATTTGAATTTCTCTATTAAGCAAATCGGAGCTATCAAGTGTTCAGGTCAATGCAATATCCCGGATGGCGAAGTATACAGCGCGCCTGTACGTGATTCCGTTAACGGAACTATCAGCTATAATGCACAAACCCTGTATAATGGTATTACTTTTGAAAATGTTAAATTCCGTTTTGAAAATGGTAAGATCGTGGAAGCGACGAGTAACGATACGAAGCGGCTGAATGATATTCTCGATTCTGACGAGGGAGCACGTTATATTGGCGAGTTTGCCATCGGATTTAATCCGCACATTTTACATCCAATGAAGGATATTTTGTTTGACGAGAAAATCGCCGGCAGCTTGCATTTTACACCGGGTCAAGCTTATGAAACAGCGGATAACGGTAATCGTTCATCGATCCACTGGGATTTGGTGTTGATACAGCGTCCAGAATATGGCGGTGGTGAAATTTATTTTGACGATGTTTTGATTCGTAAAGACGGCATCTTTGTACTGCCTGAGCTGGAGCCATTAAACCCTGAGAATTTAAAATAA